A single candidate division SR1 bacterium Aalborg_AAW-1 DNA region contains:
- the nucH gene encoding Thermonuclease precursor: MKKLLLLIIFLLSFGYSFAAYTVLEVIDGDTVKLQKENSTKTITVRMIGIDAPESTSLRLGYTQCFGDEATNHLKSLLDGKKVNILFDATQGTKDKYDRTLAYIIGEDKIDYNRQMIVDGFAYEYTYNIKYKRQGIYKQAQKTASKKNNGLRSNGTCGMNNITTTIQSTKPTEPVVTTPTIKAGYYNDNSGCYYMDSNGIKSYGVSSSMCGGSSSYSSNSSYTYKTYITGPRGGCYYITEKGNKEYVDKSYCSS; the protein is encoded by the coding sequence ATGAAGAAACTTTTATTACTTATAATATTTTTATTGTCATTTGGTTATTCTTTTGCTGCATATACTGTTTTAGAGGTTATAGATTGAGACACAGTAAAATTGCAAAAAGAAAACAGTACAAAAACTATTACAGTCAGAATGATAGGTATAGATGCACCTGAAAGTACATCATTAAGGTTATGATATACACAATGTTTTTGAGATGAAGCTACTAATCACTTAAAATCTTTATTAGATTGAAAGAAAGTTAATATATTGTTTGATGCAACGCAATGAACAAAAGATAAATATGATAGAACTTTAGCTTATATTATATGAGAAGATAAAATAGACTATAACCGTCAAATGATTGTAGATTGATTTGCTTATGAATATACTTATAATATTAAATATAAAAGACAATGAATATACAAACAAGCACAAAAGACTGCATCAAAAAAGAATAATGGTTTGCGATCTAATTGAACCTGTGGAATGAATAATATAACTACTACAATTCAATCTACTAAACCCACAGAACCTGTCGTAACTACTCCAACTATTAAAGCATGATATTATAATGACAATAGTGGTTGTTACTATATGGATAGTAATGGTATTAAATCTTATGGAGTTTCTTCAAGTATGTGTTGATGATCTTCAAGTTATTCATCAAACTCATCATATACCTATAAAACCTACATAACTTGACCAAGATGATGATGTTATTATATAACAGAAAAATGAAATAAAGAATATGTTGATAAATCATATTGTAGTTCATAA